From Lycium ferocissimum isolate CSIRO_LF1 chromosome 12, AGI_CSIRO_Lferr_CH_V1, whole genome shotgun sequence, one genomic window encodes:
- the LOC132040464 gene encoding uncharacterized protein LOC132040464, whose amino-acid sequence MAKDQTVFFSFRSYCRVLVFLSALSSISLLYWSYVFGYGYSYIKMTVTNEDRPIDLLRFPKAWNHLVFSSEQAPQRLLKIALFVKKWPDEHHAGGLERHALTLHLALAKRGHELHIFTANSSFPLYPTISNLRFHISNSTAAGYLDQAVVWKQFQKENATKRPFDVIHTESVGLRYTRSKNLNNVAVSWHGIAYETIHSDIIQELLRNTTEDPESSHALTERVKKVIEEVKFFPNYAHHVATSDHAGDVLKRIYMIPEERVHVILNGVSEEIFKPDVTKGYDFRSKIGISKSKSLILGLAGRLVKDKGHPLMFEALQQIFKENSTFRDNVIVLVAGNGPWGTRYKGLGSNNVMVLGPLEQDQLAGFYNAIDVFINPTLRAQGLDHTLLEAILTGKPLIATKLASITGSIIVSEEMGYTYAPTVGELKKVLYEVWEDGREILELKGRFARERGLKLFTATKMAAAYERLFLCISDDEKQAEKHDNYCIYQPQSN is encoded by the coding sequence AGACAGACCAATTGATCTCCTTAGATTCCCAAAAGCTTGGAACCATCTTGTCTTTTCATCAGAACAAGCACCTCAAAGACTCCTTAAAATTGCTCTGTTTGTCAAGAAATGGCCAGATGAACATCATGCTGGAGGACTTGAACGACACGCTTTAACACTCCATCTCGCCTTAGCCAAACGAGGCCACGAGCTTCATATCTTCACAGCTAATTCATCCTTCCCTTTATATCCAACAATCAGCAATCTCCGTTTTCACATCTCGAACTCTACTGCTGCCGGATATCTAGACCAAGCCGTTGTTTGGAAgcaatttcaaaaagaaaacgCGACAAAAAGGCCCTTCGATGTGATTCATACAGAGAGTGTAGGACTTAGGTATACTAGATCAAAAAACCTGAATAATGTTGCTGTTAGCTGGCATGGAATTGCCTATGAAACTATACATTCTGAcatcatacaagagcttctccGAAATACTACTGAAGATCCAGAGTCGTCACATGCATTGACTGAAAGAGTGAAGAAGGTTATTGAAGAGGTAAAGTTCTTCCCAAATTATGCTCACCACGTTGCCACGAGCGATCATGCAGGAGATGTACTTAAAAGGATCTATATGATCCCAGAAGAACGCGTTCATGTCATATTAAACGGTGTCAGTGAGGAGATATTCAAGCCTGATGTTACAAAGGGCTATGATTTTAGGTCCAAGATTGGAATCTCAAAATCAAAGTCCCTAATCCTGGGGTTAGCTGGAAGGTTGGTTAAAGATAAGGGGCACCCTTTAATGTTTGAAGCCTTACAACAAATTTTCAAGGAAAACTCAACATTTAGGGACAATGTCATTGTACTAGTTGCTGGAAATGGTCCATGGGGTACTCGATACAAAGGCCTCGGATCGAATAATGTTATGGTTTTAGGACCATTAGAACAGGATCAACTAGCAGGATTCTACAACGCAATAGATGTATTCATAAACCCGACATTAAGAGCTCAAGGTTTGGATCACACCTTGTTGGAAGCCATCCTAACAGGTAAGCCTTTGATAGCGACGAAACTTGCTAGCATTACGGGGTCTATTATCGTTAGCGAAGAGATGGGTTATACATATGCACCTACAGTAGGGGAACTGAAGAAAGTTTTGTATGAGGTTTGGGAGGATGGAAGAGAAATTCTAGAGCTGAAAGGAAGATTTGCTAGGGAGAGGGGATTGAAGTTGTTTACCGCTACCAAAATGGCTGCAGCATATGAAAGGCTTTTTCTTTGTATATCAGATGATGAAAAGCAAGCAGAAAAACACGACAATTATTGTATTTATCAACCTCAATctaattga